ACCTACCGATCGTACAAGATGAGCAATACTTGCAGCGACAGGTCGCACTAGCAGAGGCGCAGACCACAGCACTACGCTCCCGCTATGCTCTCCCTGACGGGCGGGCGATAATCCTCTACGTGGGGCGGCTTGATAAGGTAAAGAACTTGCCACGCCTCCTAGAGGCTTTCAGACTAGTTATCGACGAAGGGCTAGACCTCCAGCTGCTGATGGTGGGCGATGGACCGATGGATGCGGAGCTACGTCAGCAAGCTACGATGCTCAAGCTAGAGGAGCGTGTCACATTTGCCGGCAAGCAACAGGGGAGTGACCTCTATGCGCACTACGGCCTTGGGGATGCGCTGATACTGCCCAGTACAAACGAACTCTTTGGAGCTACGGTTGCCGAGGCACTGGCCCTTGGTCTCCCAGTAGCGGTGAGCGAGGTAGCGGGCTCCTGCACACTCGTTCGCTCTGAGCGGGAGGGTTACAGACTGAACCCGCTAGATACAGAGGATATAGCACGAGCCTTGCGGCATCTCTATGACTTGATAGGGGAGCGCCGTGATGGAGTCACGAGGCATTCGCTACTGCCCTACACTTTCGACCAATATATGTCGCAACTAG
The sequence above is a segment of the Porphyromonas vaginalis genome. Coding sequences within it:
- a CDS encoding glycosyltransferase family 4 protein, with the translated sequence MQYTPRILIIHRALAPYRIDLFSHLAKRYDVELYLEYGQPLEQDFNLAQQGERIQFDYKLLAPGGRLLPNLRPEILRILRKPYDLILCSEFNLLTGMLYLLRGRSARPLPRLVSICDDNMVMAEATIADSSYWSKRWLLDRIDGVILCNEQVKDRYRDLYHGELSKWHYLPIVQDEQYLQRQVALAEAQTTALRSRYALPDGRAIILYVGRLDKVKNLPRLLEAFRLVIDEGLDLQLLMVGDGPMDAELRQQATMLKLEERVTFAGKQQGSDLYAHYGLGDALILPSTNELFGATVAEALALGLPVAVSEVAGSCTLVRSEREGYRLNPLDTEDIARALRHLYDLIGERRDGVTRHSLLPYTFDQYMSQLDDYLDSLIAERYK